In Bradyrhizobium lablabi, one DNA window encodes the following:
- a CDS encoding ABC transporter ATP-binding protein — MSAAVEVQPYVDPRDRGGAAQPMLIARELQRYFRVKGAGKGAVVRAVDGVSFTLFKGETLGVVGESGCGKSTLARLLLHLVVPDSGELVFDGDAVGETGGVNVGDLRRQVQMVFQDSYSSLNPRMPVQDSVAFGPMVNGRTKTEARRIAHEILVKVGLRPDLFGPRYPHELSGGQKQRVNIARALAVGPRMVILDEAVSALDKSVEAQVLNLLRQLKRTLNLTYLFISHDLNVVRYISDRVLVMYLGQVVELGPAAEVFARARHPYTRALLGSRLSMDAGRRIEAPPLVGDPPSPIDPPSGCRFRTRCPHAEAVCEARMPTLGLWADRTSHVAACHMTTPDSGHSLAGSA, encoded by the coding sequence ATGAGCGCCGCCGTGGAGGTGCAGCCCTATGTAGATCCCAGGGATCGCGGCGGCGCCGCTCAGCCGATGCTGATCGCGCGCGAGCTGCAGCGCTATTTCCGGGTGAAGGGTGCGGGCAAGGGCGCCGTGGTGCGCGCCGTGGATGGCGTGTCGTTCACCCTGTTCAAGGGTGAAACCCTGGGCGTGGTCGGGGAGTCCGGCTGCGGCAAGTCAACGCTGGCGCGGCTGCTGCTGCATCTGGTGGTACCGGACTCGGGCGAACTGGTGTTCGACGGCGACGCCGTGGGCGAGACCGGCGGCGTCAACGTCGGCGATCTGCGCCGTCAAGTGCAGATGGTGTTCCAGGACAGTTACTCCTCGCTGAACCCGCGCATGCCGGTGCAGGATTCTGTCGCCTTCGGCCCGATGGTGAACGGCCGCACCAAGACGGAGGCGCGCCGGATCGCACACGAGATCCTGGTCAAGGTGGGTCTGCGGCCGGATCTGTTCGGCCCGCGCTACCCGCACGAGCTTTCCGGCGGGCAGAAGCAGCGCGTCAACATCGCCCGCGCGCTCGCGGTCGGGCCGCGCATGGTGATCCTGGACGAAGCCGTCTCCGCGCTGGACAAGTCGGTCGAGGCCCAGGTGCTCAACCTGCTGAGGCAGCTCAAGCGCACACTGAACCTGACCTACCTGTTCATCAGCCACGACCTCAACGTGGTGCGCTATATCAGCGACCGCGTGCTGGTGATGTATCTGGGCCAGGTGGTGGAGCTTGGCCCGGCGGCCGAGGTATTTGCCCGAGCGCGCCACCCTTACACCCGGGCGCTGCTGGGTTCTCGACTGTCGATGGATGCCGGGCGGCGGATTGAAGCGCCGCCTTTGGTGGGCGACCCGCCCAGTCCGATCGACCCGCCCTCCGGCTGCCGTTTCCGCACCCGATGCCCCCACGCCGAGGCCGTGTGCGAGGCGCGGATGCCGACACTGGGGCTCTGGGCGGACCGCACCTCCCACGTCGCGGCATGCCATATGACGACACCGGATTCCGGTCACAGCCTGGCGGGGTCCGCCTGA